The following proteins are encoded in a genomic region of Herpetosiphonaceae bacterium:
- the tuf gene encoding elongation factor Tu (EF-Tu; promotes GTP-dependent binding of aminoacyl-tRNA to the A-site of ribosomes during protein biosynthesis; when the tRNA anticodon matches the mRNA codon, GTP hydrolysis results; the inactive EF-Tu-GDP leaves the ribosome and release of GDP is promoted by elongation factor Ts; many prokaryotes have two copies of the gene encoding EF-Tu) — protein sequence MVMPGDNVQMGVELIVPVAIEEGLRFAIREGGRTVGAGVVTKIEE from the coding sequence AGATGGTGATGCCGGGGGACAACGTCCAGATGGGCGTGGAGCTGATCGTGCCGGTGGCGATCGAAGAAGGCTTGCGGTTCGCGATCCGCGAAGGCGGGCGGACGGTAGGCGCCGGTGTCGTCACCAAGATCGAAGAGTAA
- the rpmG gene encoding 50S ribosomal protein L33, whose translation MASKKGNRIVITLACTECRERNYTSQKNRKNDQGRLELQKYCPRCRVHRPHRETK comes from the coding sequence ATGGCTTCAAAGAAGGGCAATCGCATCGTTATCACCCTGGCGTGTACCGAGTGCCGCGAGCGCAACTACACGTCGCAGAAGAACCGCAAGAACGACCAGGGCCGTCTGGAGCTTCAGAAATACTGCCCGCGCTGCCGCGTCCATCGGCCGCACCGGGAAACCAAGTAG
- the rplL gene encoding 50S ribosomal protein L7/L12 produces the protein MASEKVQNILEQIQGLTLLEAAELSKAMEEAFGVSAAAPVMMGGMAPAAGGDGGAAAPAVVEKDEFDVILTAAGANKINVIKAVRELTSLGLKEAKDLVDGAPKPVKEGVSKEEAEAARAKLADAGASVEVK, from the coding sequence ATGGCATCCGAGAAAGTTCAGAATATTCTGGAGCAGATCCAGGGCTTGACGCTGCTTGAGGCGGCTGAGCTGTCGAAGGCGATGGAAGAGGCGTTCGGCGTGAGCGCCGCGGCTCCCGTGATGATGGGCGGCATGGCTCCTGCGGCTGGCGGCGACGGCGGCGCGGCTGCTCCGGCGGTGGTCGAGAAGGACGAGTTCGATGTGATCCTGACGGCGGCGGGCGCGAACAAGATCAACGTGATCAAGGCGGTCCGTGAGCTGACCAGCCTGGGCCTGAAGGAGGCCAAGGATCTCGTCGACGGCGCGCCGAAGCCGGTCAAGGAAGGCGTGTCGAAGGAAGAGGCCGAGGCTGCCCGCGCCAAGCTGGCGGATGCGGGCGCGTCGGTCGAGGTCAAGTAA
- the nusG gene encoding transcription termination/antitermination protein NusG yields MRWYVIHTYSGYENKVKQNLEHRIESMEMSDQIFRVVVPTEEEIEIKNGQRRTVNKKVFPGYVLVQMKLTDDSWYVVRNTPGVTGFVGLGTRPTPLEDSEVKAILKQMEEEAPKVRVNYQVGQAVKITDGPFTDFEGTVDAIDQEKGRVRVMVSFFGRDMPVELDFLQVMRLVD; encoded by the coding sequence ATCCGCTGGTACGTGATCCATACCTACTCGGGCTACGAAAACAAGGTCAAGCAAAATCTGGAGCATCGCATCGAATCGATGGAGATGAGCGACCAGATTTTTCGCGTCGTCGTGCCGACCGAGGAAGAGATCGAGATCAAGAACGGTCAGCGTCGAACGGTCAACAAAAAAGTTTTTCCAGGCTATGTTCTGGTGCAGATGAAGCTGACCGACGACTCGTGGTACGTTGTGCGGAACACGCCCGGCGTCACCGGATTTGTTGGCCTGGGCACGCGGCCCACACCGCTGGAAGACAGCGAGGTCAAGGCGATCCTCAAGCAGATGGAAGAGGAAGCGCCCAAGGTGCGGGTCAACTACCAGGTCGGCCAGGCCGTCAAGATCACTGATGGACCGTTCACCGATTTCGAGGGCACCGTCGATGCCATCGACCAGGAGAAGGGTCGTGTGCGGGTGATGGTGTCGTTCTTTGGCCGCGACATGCCCGTCGAGCTTGATTTTCTTCAGGTCATGCGACTGGTAGATTAG
- the rplJ gene encoding 50S ribosomal protein L10, protein MPNKQNLAAVEELKDKLGRSQLTLVSEYRGLTVAEMADLRNAVRKTNAEVIVAKNTLTKIAANEIGITGLDEFLGGPVALTLAYGDPVAAAKALNDYLKGAKKAMTVRGGMLGTTRLTGGDLDRVASTPSREQSIARIMGGVNAPASRIVGALNGVMRNIAYILSQVGEGKANPGGAATEA, encoded by the coding sequence ATGCCGAATAAGCAAAACCTGGCTGCTGTCGAAGAGCTGAAGGATAAACTGGGCCGCTCACAGTTGACGCTGGTCAGCGAGTACCGTGGCCTGACGGTAGCCGAGATGGCCGATCTGCGCAACGCGGTGCGCAAGACCAACGCCGAAGTGATCGTCGCCAAGAATACGCTGACGAAGATCGCGGCGAACGAGATCGGCATCACCGGCCTCGACGAGTTCCTGGGCGGTCCGGTCGCGCTGACTCTGGCCTACGGCGATCCCGTGGCGGCGGCGAAAGCCCTCAACGATTACCTGAAGGGCGCGAAGAAGGCGATGACCGTGCGCGGCGGTATGCTGGGCACGACCCGGCTCACGGGCGGCGATCTGGATCGGGTTGCCAGCACGCCGAGCCGCGAGCAGAGCATCGCCCGGATCATGGGCGGCGTGAACGCTCCGGCCAGCCGCATCGTCGGCGCGCTCAACGGCGTGATGCGCAACATCGCCTACATCCTGTCGCAGGTCGGCGAGGGCAAGGCGAATCCTGGCGGCGCAGCCACCGAGGCATAG
- the secE gene encoding preprotein translocase subunit SecE has protein sequence MAVVKDSKQEGGIQRWFQETRGELRKVVWPTREEALRLTYVVIAISLVMGAVLGLMDLTLNTLYGLLV, from the coding sequence GTGGCCGTGGTCAAAGACAGCAAACAAGAAGGCGGCATCCAGCGTTGGTTCCAAGAAACGCGCGGGGAGCTGCGTAAAGTCGTATGGCCGACCCGCGAAGAGGCTCTGCGGCTAACGTACGTCGTTATCGCGATCTCGCTGGTTATGGGTGCCGTGCTGGGACTGATGGATCTGACCCTCAACACGCTCTACGGCCTGCTGGTATAG
- the rplA gene encoding 50S ribosomal protein L1, with the protein MAQKHGKKYLAAAAKVDRDRIYSPDEAAQLVKDTSYTNFDGTVEAHLRLGIDPRHADQQVRTTVSLPHGTGKQVRVAVFAQGDASRLAEQAGADVVGADDLITRIEKEDFLEFDVAIATPDMMGKVGKLGRILGRRGLMPNPKSGTVVQPQDMARAIGELRRGKVEFRNDKTGLLHVAIGKTSFSAEQIRDNFAALMDAVKAAKPSGAKGVYIKSITLTNTMGPGIPIDISAAQSLSVAQE; encoded by the coding sequence ATGGCTCAGAAGCACGGTAAAAAGTATCTGGCGGCGGCTGCCAAAGTCGATCGCGACCGCATTTACTCGCCCGACGAGGCAGCGCAGCTTGTCAAGGATACGTCCTACACGAATTTCGACGGCACCGTCGAGGCCCATCTGCGGCTCGGCATCGATCCGCGCCACGCGGACCAGCAGGTGCGCACCACTGTCTCGCTGCCGCACGGCACCGGCAAGCAGGTGCGTGTCGCCGTGTTTGCGCAGGGGGACGCCTCGCGCCTCGCGGAGCAGGCAGGCGCGGATGTTGTCGGCGCGGACGACCTGATCACGCGGATCGAGAAAGAAGACTTTCTTGAGTTCGACGTGGCGATTGCGACGCCCGACATGATGGGCAAGGTAGGCAAGCTTGGCCGCATCCTTGGTCGGCGTGGCCTGATGCCCAACCCGAAGAGCGGCACAGTCGTGCAGCCTCAGGATATGGCCCGCGCGATCGGCGAGCTGCGCCGGGGCAAGGTCGAGTTCCGCAACGATAAGACCGGCCTGCTGCACGTGGCGATCGGCAAGACCTCGTTCAGCGCCGAGCAGATCCGCGATAATTTTGCGGCGCTGATGGATGCCGTCAAGGCGGCTAAGCCGAGCGGCGCGAAGGGCGTGTACATCAAGAGCATCACGCTGACCAACACGATGGGACCTGGCATTCCGATCGACATCAGCGCGGCGCAGAGCTTGAGCGTCGCCCAAGAATAA
- the rplK gene encoding 50S ribosomal protein L11 has translation MAKKVTAVVRLQLPAGKANPAPPVGPALGATGINIMGFCKEYNERTASQVGMIIPVEITVFSDRSFTFITRTPPAADLLRKAAKIDKGTGTPSRAVAGSISRAQLRQIAETKMADLNAVDVEGAEKIIAGTARSMGIAISD, from the coding sequence GTGGCAAAAAAAGTCACCGCTGTCGTACGGCTCCAGCTTCCGGCTGGCAAGGCCAATCCGGCACCGCCAGTCGGCCCCGCGCTGGGCGCGACCGGCATCAACATCATGGGTTTTTGTAAGGAGTATAACGAGCGCACCGCGTCCCAGGTCGGGATGATCATCCCGGTCGAAATTACGGTGTTCTCGGACCGCTCCTTTACCTTTATCACGCGCACGCCGCCCGCCGCCGATCTACTGCGCAAGGCCGCGAAGATCGACAAGGGCACCGGCACGCCGAGCCGCGCGGTCGCGGGATCGATCAGTCGCGCGCAACTGCGCCAGATCGCCGAAACCAAGATGGCCGACCTGAACGCGGTTGACGTCGAGGGGGCGGAGAAGATCATCGCTGGCACCGCGCGCTCGATGGGCATCGCCATCAGCGACTAA
- a CDS encoding methyltransferase domain-containing protein, whose product MKIFISWSGRRSRQIADAIAPWLKRVFQTAPVEVFVSTVDIRAAARWSEVINAALRESVFGILCLTPENLKAPWLLFESGALSKTAGEGSVCPYLYDLEASDLKPPLEQFNAVKADKAGTRKLVFAINEILGDQKVFQGQLDINFDYLWADLDKELNEIPSVHSDISIGLGHLNQELADTLAEVRDRKWFAENRYFTQVIFDSLQQVKTSLKEAGPYYDVPLTLYPLHLVNLLKTFNPVVKAIAIVDAIEKFWPQKEGEEIRKATNKDSTRVFVFRERDHLKANLAMLLRHASQYNVYALSFNRLAGEYPDYVQDFSIVGGASTPLLAYYAESSSQERGALPLKMIRFSTLASEVSRHEEAISGILKIAILIDKTINVEDDRQVEDLLDKVFTPEFRAFGKRQVEMSSYIEVTEYDEHEEEHAYYSQMMDKMIELINQYRSDTSSVERVLELGAGTGIFTKRLAQLENLDIVAMEIDWACFHLLKKNMARLISDMECRNTKFEPMNKDSRRYNPGGKFKFIVSSFADHHIYFLDKPKYFRNIQSNLEDGGVVIVGDEFLPEHDDKDDNARKRALELYHHHIISIAKAENHPILERLEEGALESGLKGWGDFKVSCEHYERLLKLMGFNIIFKCKIGPTDIDNVGGVYVYAFTK is encoded by the coding sequence ATGAAAATATTTATTAGTTGGTCGGGGCGACGGAGCCGACAAATAGCAGATGCTATAGCCCCCTGGTTGAAAAGGGTTTTTCAGACTGCCCCGGTAGAAGTCTTTGTATCGACCGTAGATATCCGTGCTGCTGCAAGATGGAGTGAGGTTATCAATGCAGCATTACGGGAGAGTGTCTTTGGTATTTTGTGCCTTACACCGGAGAACTTGAAAGCTCCCTGGTTATTGTTTGAAAGTGGTGCTTTATCAAAAACTGCTGGTGAAGGCTCTGTGTGTCCCTACTTATATGACCTCGAAGCTAGCGACCTTAAACCACCACTAGAGCAATTCAATGCTGTTAAGGCCGATAAGGCTGGTACAAGAAAGCTGGTTTTTGCGATCAATGAGATATTAGGCGACCAAAAGGTCTTTCAAGGTCAGCTTGACATTAACTTTGACTACTTGTGGGCAGATCTTGATAAGGAATTAAATGAAATTCCATCTGTTCATTCAGATATTTCGATTGGCCTTGGTCATCTTAATCAAGAATTAGCTGATACACTGGCTGAAGTACGAGACAGGAAGTGGTTTGCGGAAAATAGATACTTTACACAAGTAATATTTGATTCATTACAGCAGGTCAAAACTAGCTTAAAGGAGGCTGGTCCTTATTATGATGTTCCCCTTACTTTGTATCCTTTGCATTTGGTTAATTTGCTAAAGACATTTAATCCAGTTGTGAAAGCTATCGCTATAGTTGATGCCATTGAGAAATTTTGGCCCCAAAAGGAGGGTGAGGAGATACGAAAAGCAACTAACAAAGATAGTACGCGAGTTTTCGTATTCCGTGAACGTGATCATCTAAAGGCCAATCTGGCAATGTTGCTAAGACACGCTAGCCAGTACAACGTTTATGCCTTGAGCTTCAATAGATTGGCTGGTGAATATCCAGATTACGTTCAAGATTTTAGTATCGTTGGAGGTGCATCAACACCACTCCTTGCCTACTATGCCGAGTCATCATCTCAGGAACGAGGTGCGCTCCCTCTAAAGATGATTCGTTTTTCTACCCTTGCCTCCGAAGTATCCAGGCATGAAGAGGCTATATCTGGAATTCTTAAGATTGCAATTCTTATTGATAAGACGATAAATGTGGAGGATGATCGGCAAGTAGAGGATTTGTTAGACAAAGTCTTTACTCCTGAATTTAGGGCATTTGGAAAAAGACAGGTAGAGATGTCGTCTTATATAGAAGTTACTGAGTATGATGAACATGAAGAAGAACATGCCTATTACTCACAAATGATGGATAAAATGATTGAACTTATAAATCAGTACCGAAGTGATACAAGCTCTGTGGAGCGAGTTTTAGAGCTGGGTGCTGGAACAGGAATATTTACGAAGAGGTTAGCACAGCTTGAAAACTTAGACATTGTCGCTATGGAGATTGACTGGGCGTGCTTCCATCTCTTAAAGAAGAACATGGCACGCTTGATATCAGACATGGAATGCCGAAATACAAAATTTGAGCCGATGAACAAAGATAGTAGACGATACAATCCAGGTGGTAAGTTTAAGTTTATCGTCTCTTCTTTTGCAGATCATCACATCTACTTTTTGGATAAACCTAAATATTTTAGAAATATCCAAAGTAATCTTGAAGATGGTGGGGTTGTCATTGTTGGAGATGAATTTTTGCCGGAACATGATGATAAAGATGATAATGCGAGGAAACGAGCTTTGGAATTGTATCATCATCATATAATTTCTATTGCCAAGGCAGAAAACCATCCGATCTTGGAACGTTTAGAAGAAGGAGCCTTAGAGTCTGGGCTAAAAGGATGGGGAGACTTTAAAGTTTCTTGTGAACATTATGAAAGACTGCTAAAGTTGATGGGATTCAACATTATATTTAAGTGTAAAATTGGCCCAACTGATATTGATAATGTGGGTGGTGTATATGTTTATGCCTTCACGAAATGA